From one Octopus bimaculoides isolate UCB-OBI-ISO-001 chromosome 1, ASM119413v2, whole genome shotgun sequence genomic stretch:
- the LOC128248835 gene encoding uncharacterized protein LOC128248835: MAIPWGLNRTYMTYFFSSETAGNFSMAELRCFGHSLSKNYNIHNMEIFMRTLMAWIDCKISEKVDESAIHDDLIEALKAQGFNKQAETLQSVNGLYFCRPLPSVFRVECLWNYCISLVRDERLS, encoded by the exons GTCTGAATAGAACATATATGACCTATTTCTTCAGCAGTGAAACTGCAGGAAACTTTAGCATGGCAGAATTGAGATGTTTTGGACACAGTTTGTCAAAAAACtacaatatacataatatggAGATATTTATGAGAACTTTGATGGCCTGGATAGATtgtaaaatatcagaaaaagtCGACGAATCAGCTATACATGATGACTTAATAGAAGCTTTGAAAGCCCAAGGGTTTAATAAGCAAGCTGAGACTCTACAAAGTG tcaatgGATTGTATTTCTGCAGGCCCCTGCCTTCAGTGTTCCGAGTTGAATGTCTCTGGAACTATTGTATCAGTCTTGTAAGGGATGAAAGATTAAGTTGA